A single Cottoperca gobio chromosome 3, fCotGob3.1, whole genome shotgun sequence DNA region contains:
- the LOC115026583 gene encoding frizzled-3-like gives MSNIKMQAPGERGCMKDWLSKTIYCRQHVPVSFSVLLIPIFLLLFSLVTPALSIHMESMDSHSEFSCEPIKLRMCQDLPYNTTFMPNLLNHYDQQTAALAMEPFHPMVNLACSADLRMFLCALYAPVCTVYGQVSMPCRSLCQRAKDECHKLMEVFGVAWPDDMECIRFPDCDEPYPRAEDLQTDSDPTDQSSMTVQRDYGFWCPRELKVDPDLGYTFMGKKDCSAPCPSMFFNQQELNFIRYFTGAVSIVCLSATLFTFLTFLIDVTRFRYPERPIIFYAVCYVMVSLVFFLGFLLEDRVACNAVSPSQFRASTITQGSHNKVCTLFFMVLYFFTMAGSAWWVILTITWFLAAVPKWGSEAIEKKALLFHAVAWGLPGALTVTLLALNKIEGDGISGVCFIGLYDIDALRWFVLAPLCLNVAVGVSLLLVGIVALNRVRMEIPLEKENQTKLVKFMIRMGVFSVLYLVPLLTVIGCYLYEHTYRSIWEKTWMEENCRRYHIPCPYKLAQTSRPAMVLFLIKYLMMLVVGIPSVFWVGSKKTCFEWASFLQGRRRKDSGVNESRQVLQEQPDFAQSLLREPNTPIVRKSRGTSTQGTSTHASSTHLAALDDLDEPVRTHHGPPTSTRSKASSVHSKASYHGSLRRTREDRSDTMVYRGTEVRSFHGSMPRLDHPLSAHSSLHQLDDHSRHGSQRDVSEAPGNPHHTRNNGE, from the exons ATGTCCAACATTAAGATGCAAGCACCTGGGGAAAGAGGATGTATGAAAGACTGGCTTTCAAAAACAATCTACTGCAGACAACATGTTCCTGTCAGTTTCTCTGTTCTCCTCATCCCTATCTTCCTACTCCTCTTCTCCCTGGTTACACCCGCTCTGTCCATCCATATGGAGTCCATGGACAGCCACAGCGAGTTTAGCTGTGAGCCCATCAAACTGAGAATGTGCCAGGATCTGCCTTACAACACCACCTTTATGCCCAATCTACTGAATCACTACGACCAGCAAACGGCTGCACTAGCCATGGAG CCTTTTCATCCCATGGTAAACCTCGCGTGTAGTGCTGACCTGAGGATGTTCCTGTGTGCCCTGTACGCTCCGGTGTGCACCGTGTACGGCCAGGTGTCCATGCCATGTCGGTCCCTCTGCCAGCGGGCCAAGGATGAGTGCCACAAACTCATGGAGGTATTTGGAGTAGCCTGGCCAGATGACATGGAGTGTATCAg GTTCCCAGATTGTGACGAGCCCTATCCTCGTGCAGAGGACCTGCAAACGGACTCGGACCCCACTGACCAGTCATCCATGACTGTCCAGAGAGACTACGGTTTCTGGTGCCCCAGAGAGCTCAAGGTCGACCCAGACCTGGGTTACACTTTCATGGGCAAGAAGGACTGCTCTGCGCCGTGCCCCTCAATGTTCTTCAACCAGCAGGAGCTGAACTTCATCCGCTACTTCACAGGAGCTGTTTCCATTGTCTGTCTATCCGCAACGCTGTTCACCTTCCTGACGTTTCTCATTGATGTTACCAG GTTTCGGTACCCTGAGCGGCCAATAATCTTCTACGCTGTGTGTTATGTCATGGTGTCCCTGGTTTTCTTTCTGGGGTTCCTGTTGGAAGACAGGGTGGCGTGCAACGCAGTCAGCCCTTCCCAGTTCAGAGCTTCCACCATAACACAGGGCTCGCACAACAAG gtatGCACCCTGTTCTTCATGGTCCTATATTTCTTCACCATGGCGGGCAGCGCGTGGTGGGTCATACTGACAATCACTTGGTTTCTGGCCGCTGTGCCTAAATGGGGCAGCGAGGCCATTGAGAAGAAAGCCCTCCTCTTCCATGCTGTGGCCTGGGGCCTCCCAGGGGCCCTGACTGTCACCCTGTTGGCCCTGAACAAAATTGAAGGAGATGGGATCAGTGGAGTGTGTTTCATAGGGCTGTATGACATAGACGCCCTGAGGTGGTTTGTTCTGGCACCGCTATGCCTCAACGTGGCG GTGGGGGTCTCTCTCCTGTTAGTGGGCATTGTGGCTCTGAATCGGGTGCGCATGGAGATCCCCCTGGAGAAGGAGAACCAGACCAAACTAGTCAAGTTCATGATCCGAATGGGAGTGTTCTCTGTGCTCTACCTGGTCCCCTTGTTGACTGTGATTGGCTGCTACCTGTACGAACACACCTACCGGAGCATTTGGGAGAAAACATGGATGGAGGAGAACTGCAGGCGCTATCACATCCCCTGCCCATAcaag TTGGCGCAGACCAGCCGGCCAGCCATGGTTTTGTTCCTAATTAAATATCTGATGATGTTGGTGGTGGGGATCCCATCTGTTTTCTGGGTGGGCAGCAAGAAGACTTGTTTTGAATGGGCCAGCTTCCTGCAAGGACGCCGACGCAAAGA caGTGGGGTAAATGAGTCTCGTCAGGTGCTGCAGGAGCAGCCGGACTTTGCCCAGTCTCTGCTGCGTGAACCCAACACCCCCATCGTTAGGAAGTCCAGAGGAACATCCACTCAG GGCACATCTACCCACGCCTCCTCCACCCACTTGGCTGCCCTAGACGACCTTGACGAACCAGTCAGAACTCACCACGGCCCCCCCACCTCCACCCGGAGTAAGGCCAGCAGCGTCCACAGCAAGGCCAGCTACCACGGCAGCCTGCGTCGCACTCGTGAAGACAG gaGTGATACTATGGTTTACCGAGGTACAGAGGTGCGCAGTTTCCATGGCAGCATGCCACGTCTCGACCACCCGCTCTCCGCTCACAGCAGCCTCCATCAGTTAGACGACCACTCGAGGCACGGCAGCCAGCGAGACGTATCTGAGGCACCAGGCAACCCTCATCACACACGGAACAACGGGGAGTGA